The following are encoded together in the Humulus lupulus chromosome 5, drHumLupu1.1, whole genome shotgun sequence genome:
- the LOC133779791 gene encoding uncharacterized protein LOC133779791, with translation MSKSLNETVLDSAVSKGKLNLGGLYIHFSSGIPFSGLKTVWCSLSQPKHRFILWLAAHQKLLTMDHLIHCHIPINSPSCPVCEAALESHAHLFFYCWFSRRLHQLISRWLGDLVWPANYQEWCCWLSVPRKDSLSKVVSAALAATVYFILINRNRCWQESSCYVVEYVFGLIRDSVKARVHNFSHNRKKLNLREKMMLQFFL, from the coding sequence ATGAGCAAGAGTTTGAATGAAACAGTTTTGGATTCAGCTGTCTCAAAAGGGAAACTCAATCTGGGCGGTCTGTATATTCATTTCTCCTCTGGAATTCCCTTTTCTGGTTTGAAAACTGTTTGGTGCAGCCTATCTCAACCTAAACATCGCTTCATTCTGTGGTTGGCTGCTCATCAAAAACTTCTTACCATGGATCACCTGATTCACTGTCATATCCCTATTAACTCTCCCAGCTGTCCGGTGTGTGAGGCTGCCTTGGAGAGTCATGCTCATTTGTTCTTTTACTGCTGGTTTTCGAGGAGGCTTCATCAATTGATTTCCAGATGGTTAGGAGACTTAGTGTGGCCAGCGAACTACCAGGAATGGTGCTGCTGGCTTAGTGTGCCCAGGAAAGACAGTTTATCCAAGGTGGTTTCAGCAGCCTTGGCAGCTACAGTTTACTTCATTTTGATCAATAGGAATAGATGCTGGCAGGAGAGTAGTTGTTATGTTGTGGAGTATGTTTTTGGTCTTATTAGAGACTCTGTTAAAGCTAGAGTGCATAATTTCAGTCATAACCGTAAAAAATTAAATCTTAGGGAGAAAATGATGCTTCAATTTTTTCTCTAG